In Bdellovibrio bacteriovorus, the following are encoded in one genomic region:
- a CDS encoding glycosyltransferase family 4 protein — translation MIYFDVSTLNPEKITGVGVYMLQLLKHFHVQGLAVQPVLKLSRLKKKDVIEKILPQKKVRYLLPWSFYQSSDLYHGPDFKLSTQGRFKRVVTVHDMVVFEKKYNAPDFYHKGMVDLTKTLTAERLEAVLVNSEFTKSEVLKHFPHLKEKIHVTYLGCQREKPAHHVNSLELPEKYILFLGTLEKRKNVVGVIEAFNKFKKMTGAEHKLVLAGGHGYGADEILRAIESSEFKADILKLYYVSDAHIHELYSRAEALLFPSFYEGFGIPVLEAMALGCPVVASLGGALEEICADAALLAKPEDTDGLAQHLKTLVEDSQVRTELIKKAFNRSTHFTWEKCAQETAKVYKDLLGKT, via the coding sequence ATGATTTATTTTGATGTTAGCACTTTAAATCCCGAAAAAATCACTGGAGTTGGCGTTTACATGCTCCAACTCCTTAAGCATTTTCATGTTCAAGGTCTTGCGGTTCAGCCGGTTTTAAAGTTGTCACGTCTTAAAAAGAAAGACGTCATCGAAAAAATCCTTCCTCAAAAAAAGGTTCGCTATCTTCTTCCGTGGAGCTTTTATCAATCGAGCGACCTTTATCATGGCCCCGACTTTAAACTTTCTACTCAAGGGCGTTTTAAGCGTGTGGTGACGGTTCACGATATGGTTGTGTTTGAAAAGAAGTACAATGCGCCGGACTTTTACCATAAAGGGATGGTGGATCTGACAAAAACTTTAACCGCCGAACGTTTAGAAGCGGTGCTAGTCAATTCTGAGTTCACAAAATCCGAAGTGTTAAAACATTTTCCCCATCTTAAAGAAAAAATTCACGTGACCTATCTGGGGTGCCAGCGAGAAAAACCTGCTCATCACGTGAACTCATTAGAATTGCCCGAAAAATATATTTTATTCTTAGGAACTTTAGAGAAACGTAAAAACGTCGTCGGGGTGATTGAGGCTTTTAATAAATTTAAAAAAATGACCGGAGCTGAACACAAGCTTGTTCTTGCTGGAGGTCATGGTTATGGGGCCGATGAAATTTTGCGCGCTATCGAGAGTTCCGAATTTAAAGCAGATATTTTAAAATTATATTATGTATCTGACGCGCATATACATGAATTGTACTCACGAGCTGAAGCACTTTTGTTCCCTTCGTTCTATGAGGGTTTCGGTATTCCGGTGCTCGAAGCGATGGCGTTAGGTTGTCCGGTGGTTGCTAGCTTAGGAGGCGCTTTAGAAGAGATTTGTGCTGACGCGGCTTTGTTGGCAAAGCCTGAAGATACGGACGGTTTAGCTCAGCACCTTAAAACCCTTGTTGAGGATTCTCAAGTTCGCACGGAACTCATCAAAAAAGCTTTCAATCGTTCCACTCACTTTACGTGGGAAAAGTGTGCACAAGAAACCGCGAAAGTGTATAAAGATCTTTTGGGGAAGACATGA